CCGTGTCGGGTGGCGATATTGTAGGCGACCCACACGATCCCGTTTGCCGCAAAGAGCCACATCGCAAAAAAGTGCCACTGCCGGGCGCCGGCAAGCCATCCTCCGAGCGTCAGAGAAGGGGGGATCTTCAGGAATTCCCAGATCGGCGATGCGTTGTAAATACGCAATCCGCTCAGGACCATGATCCCGAGTGCGATGAAGTTCAGCCAGTGGGTGAGCCGGATAATGAAGGGATGCTGATACTCCCGGTCCGGTCGGTTCATGCCTTCACCTCCGCGCATCGGGCCGGCAATCCGGGCAGGGCTGGTAGTTCAATGCGAGGGCTTCATCGCGAGTCATCACCCTGGCCTCGGCCATCTTTACGCGGGGACACTCCTCACGGTGATAGCTCCTGGTCTTCTCGATCACGAGGACCTTGTCGCTTCCGGCGCCGGCGCATCCGGCTGCGGAGATCACGAGCCACGCCGCGAGAAGCAAAAGGTTGACCCTCGCACGGGTTCCGGATTTAAAGCCCTGCAAACCAATCATATCCCTGGTCTTCCCAATAACCTCCGGTCTTTCCGTTCGCGACGACGAGCCGGTTGACCCACTTTGCGCTCTTGTATCCGAGTTTTGTGGGCATCGTGATCCGGACCGGAGCTCCGTGACCGATTGAAAGAGGTTTTCCGTATGCCATGAAACAGAGGAGAGTCTGGGGGTGGATCGCGCTCGGCATGTCGTAGGTGGTATAGTAATCGTCCGCACACTCCACGTACACGTACTTCGCGGCGGGATCGGCTCCCACCATTTCAAGAAAATCTTTCAAGGCGGTGCCGCCCCATTTGACGTTCATGCTCCACCCCTCGACGCAGCAATGTTTCGTATTCATCACTTTCCGGGGAAGCGCGGCGATCTGGTCCAGCGTATAGTTTCCCGGTTTTGCGACGAGGCCCGAGACCGAAAGTTTCCAGTCGTTGAGGTCGATTTCCGGTTCGTCGGTGTCGTAACTGTTCAGCCGGAACCCGTCCTGAGGGGTCAGATCGGCGTCGGCTACTTCGGGGGAGAGGCTGGCGGGGTTGAACATCTTCGACTGGACCCAGTCGTTGAACTGCTGGAACTTCGTGAGGAACGATCCGACCCCTCCCCCCGCGCTGTAATCGCACCCCGCGAGGAGGAGAAAGGGGGAGAGCTTGAGAAGCCTTCTTCTCAATTGAGAGTGCTTGGTCCCGCCTGATGTGTGATCAGCGATTCGCTCGTCCGGCATCGTAGTTCGCCCGGGTATCCCCTATAAATGCGGAAAGCGATGTGTGAGCCATCGCTTTCCGTTTGACAAGAATATTGACCGGTCTATTGGTTGCCCGGTGGGACCTTCTTCGCCTCTTCCTTCACCTCTTCCTTCATCTTCTCACCCTTCTTCTCCATCATCTCTCCCTTTTTCTTCATCATCTTACCCTTCATCTCCGTCTTCTTTCCGGCGTGCATCGCTTTCTTACCCTTCATGTCCATCTTCGTGCCGGCCTTCTCCATCTCCTCGCCGGCTTTCATCTCACCCTTCTTCTCCATCATCTCTCCCTTTGCCTTCATCTTCTCCCCTTTTCCCTTCATCATCTCTCCCTTTTCTTTCGTCATCTCGCCCTTCTCCTGCATCTTCTCTCCCGCCTTCTCCATCATCTCACCCTTCTTTTCCTCTTTCGCCGCGCCGGTCGAATCCTGTGCACGGAGACGGCTCTGCATCGCGACGAACGCAACGAGGACAGCCATGATTACGAGAATCTTCTTCATACAACCCTCCAAATGTGGCAATGATACTGCGGAATGGTTAATTGTTTTCGGCGGAAATTTAGGAAACGGGGCTGCCAAAGTCAACTAATTGAACATTATTTTTTCTTAAGAATCGACATCCCGGGCGCCGCTCGAATCCGGTGCGTTAATCGGGGGTCCTGCGGGGGTTCGGCTCCCCCACCCACTCCTCCCTGCCGGCAAAAATCTCCTTCTTCCAGATCGGGACGGATTCCTTCAGCTTGTCGATCGTGAACCGGCATGCCTCGAATGCCTCCTTTCGATGCGCTGCCGAAACTGCGATCACGACGCTCGGGTCCCCGATTCCCAGCCGGCCGATCCTGTGTACAATCGAAATTTTCATGATCTCCCATTTCGACCTGACGGTCTCGGCGAGCTCGTTCATCATGTTCAGCGCCATGGGAACGTAGGCTTCATATTCCATCCCCAGAACGGGCTCTCCTTTGGAATGGTTCCGCGTCGTACCGATGAAGATGTCGACCCCTCCCGCGGCCGGGTCGTGCACGCTTCGGATCACGTTCGCAACGTCAATCTCTTTGTCCGTAATTTCGATCATTCGATCTTTATCTCCCCCTCACCCCCCGCTCACGGGGGGAATAATGGCGAGTTCGTCCCGGTCCTTCAGGGTGACCTTTCCGGGGGCGTATTCCTGATTCACGGCCACGCGCAAATGCCCCTTCCATTCCCCGAACCGCGGGTATGTGACTTCGAGAGACGAGAGGACGTCTGCGGGAGTCGAGCCCTCGGGCATCGTCAGCGTCACTTCCTCCATCCCGGCGACGTCGCGGGCTACCGCGAAAAATTTAACGTTCACTCGTATCACAGCAGTTCCACCTCGACCTCGTCTCCTTTGGGGAAGTGATCCCGCTCTTCCGGAAGGATGATCAGACAATCGGCCTTCGAGAGGGAGGTCAGAATATTGGACACCTGCGAGCCGGTGGTTCGCACGCTGACGGTCCCGTTGTCGCTCGAGAGAACCCCGCGCACAAAGTGTCGCTTGCCGTCCTGCTTCCTGATCTCCTCCTCCAGTTTCGCATGCAACCGTAACGGCGGCCCGGCCGCGCGGCCCATCATCCGCGCGAGTGCCGGCCGCACGAACTGGAGAAACGTGACCATCGAAGAGACCGGATTGCCGGGCAGTCCGAAGACCGGTTTCTCCCGGAAGAGGCCGAACATCAGAGGCATTCCCGGCTTGATATTGACCTTCCAGAATTTCACGCTGCCGCCCAGCTCGTTTAACGCCGAAATCACGAGGTCATACTTTCCGACCGATACGCCCCCCGATGTGATGAGCATGTCCGCCTCAAGCCCCTCCGTCATCATCCTCTTGAGTTCGCCGGGTTCATCCGGAGCGATCCCCAGACGCCTGGATTCGCAGCCAAGCTGCTTCGCCAGGGCTTCGAGGACATAGGCGTTGCTGTTCCGGATCTTTCCTTCGGAGAGCGGCTTGTCGATATCCACAATCTCCGATCCTGTCGTGAGAATGGCAATCGACGGTTTCCGGTGAACGACAATGAACCTCCTGCCGAGAGATGCCAGGACCCCGATTTCCTGCGGCCGGATGAGAGAGCCGCGCGTGAGAACTGTCGCTCCCGCCTGAACGTCCGCGCCGGCCCGGCGGATGTTGTGACCCTGCGGCACCGCGCGGAGAAGTGTCACATGCCCTTCATCCGGCTTCCCGGTCCATTCCTGCTGGATGACAGCATCGCACCCGGCCGGTATCCTGGCGCCGGTCATGATGCTCATCGCCTCGAGTTTCCGCAGCGGCGATGCGGCGATCGAGCCGGCCGGAACCTCCCCGGTGAGAGTCAGCGTGACCGGAACCCGGACCGCGTCCCCGGACCGCACGGCAAATCCGTCCATCGCGGCATTGTCGAAGGGGGGAATCAAGCCGGGTGAAACAATATCCTCCGCCAGAACAGAGCCGAGGCTTCCCTCGATCGAGAGGGAAACCGTCCCCAGCGGGCGAACCGTTTCGAGGATGATGTCCAGTGCTTCGCGGGCAGTAATCATGGGAAAGGTGAGATACTTGCCAGTAATATACTCCCGGCCTTCCTGAAGTGCAACCTGTCACGTCACCGTGTACGATTTGCCCTCGTGCCTCCGGTAGGCCTTCGTCCGAAGGATGTTTTCGATCGATTCCATGACGGCGAGAAGCTCCTCATCCGAATTGTAGAAATGAGGGGCGAGCCGGATCCCCGCCCCCCTGCGGTAGTCCACGATGATGTTCCGCCGGATCAGCTCGCGAGAGACGCCGTGCGCGTGCGGCACATGCACGGTCACGGTTCCTCCGCGCCGCTCCGGATCGAGAGGCGAACGGACGGCGAACCCGCGCCGTTCGGCCTCGCCGATGAGCAGGGCGGTCTGGCGCATCGATTTCCGGCGCACGTTTTCCATTCCCGCGCGGGCGATGATTCCCGGTCCGACCTGGGCGGCGGCGAGAGCGGAGATCGAGGGGGTTCCGTTCAGGAATTTTCCCGCGCCTCCGGTGTAGCGCATGGAGGTCTCAAACGCGAACGGATGGCGGTGCGCAAACCACCCGGTGACCGCCGGCTGGAGCTTTTTTCGAAGCGACGGACGCATCCAGAGGAAGGAGGCGCCGGGGCCGCCGCACAACCATTTTAAGACGCCCCCGACCAGCACATCGACGCCGAGCTGCCGGACATCGACCGGGATGATCCCCACGGAATGGTAAGTGTCGAGAATGACGATCGCTCCGCAGGAGTGGGCCTTCCGCACCACGGCGCGGATATCCTGAATATAGGCACTCTTGAAGAGGACGTGGGAGATCGGGACGAGTTTGGTCCTCTCGTCGATCGCATCCAGCAGCTTTTCCGTCGGCACGGATATGCCGTCATCGGAGCGGACCACCCGGAGACGGGCTCCCAGCCGGCCAGCAAATTTCTGGTAAACATAGAGGTTGGATGGGAATTCCATGTCCGACATGACAACCCTGTTGCGGGTTCCCCGAAAGTCGAAACAGGAGATCAGGATCGCCTGGAGCAGTGAGATGTTCGCGTGCATGGAAAGTTCGCCGGGCCCGGCTCCGATGAGGGGCGCGATCGCATCTCCGGCGGCCAGAGGCATCTCCCACCACGAATCCGACCAGGCGCGAACCCCCCGTTTCGCCCATGCGTCGGCATACTCGCGGAGTTTCCGGTAGACCCCGCGCGGCATCGCGCCGAGTGAGTTGGAAATCAGGTAGGTTGAGGTCTCGAGAATGGGGAACTCCTTCCTCCATTCGAGGAGAGTGTCCCGCCTCCCGCTCATCGTTTCGATTCCCCGACGAGAGCGGAGTGGTCGAACAGCCTTCCCTGCTTGACAATCTGCCGGATCGAACGCGTGTTGCGTATGTCGTCGAGAGGGTTCTGGCCGAGGATGAGCAGGTCCGCCTCCCTGCCCGGTTCGATCGTCCCTTTCACTTCGCCTTCTCCCAGAAATTTCGCTCCGCGAGAGGTCGCGGAGACGATCGCTTCCATCGGCGTCATCCCCGCCTGAACCATGAATTCGAGTTCCAGATGAGCGCCGATGCCGGGGAACGCCCACATGTCGGTCCCCATCACGACATTCGCGTCTTGTTCCGCGAGCCGCTTCATGTTGTCGCGCAGGACGGGGAGGTGCGATCGTACGAATGAAATATTCGGATAGGTCGTGCGATAATGGTCGTAGTATTCCTCCCCCGTATAGCGGCGGAGGGCGGCTTCGGGGAGCGCGTCGTGGAATCGGGCCTCCGAGAGAGTCGCGCTCATGAATCCTTTCGTATCGGCAAGAAACTCGAACACGCAAAAGGTGGGAATATAATAGAGGCCTCCCCGCACGATCTTCCCGATCGCGGCTGAGTCGAAGGGCGCATCGAGGATCCCATGCGCGAGGGCCGACACGCCCGCATCGACGGCGGCGAGAGCATCGTTTAGGTTCGGCGCGTGAACTTCGGAGACAAGCGTCGAAGCGCGCCCCTCTGCGATCAGCGCCCGCATGACGTCCTCCCGCATCCGCGTCAGTTTCGGAAGCGGGTCGCGGCACCAGCCCATATCATCATACATGAGCTTGATCCGCTTTATCCCTTTCGCCTTCGCTTTGCCGACGAGCCCGCGCGCTTCCTCCGGAGCGCCGGGGAACCGGTTGATGGACGAGTCGATCGGAAACCCTTCTCCCCACCACCATCCGTGAACGGCGGTGAAGATCGGCGCCGTGCCGTAGATGCGGGGCGCATGAACGGAATCCCCTGAAGTCATCCGCTCCATTTCCAGCGCCTGGTCCGTCGATTCGAACATGCAATTTGCCGAGGTCACCCCCCAGGCGATCAATTGCACGAGATCCCGGGGGGAGTCGTAGTGGATGTGGCAATCGATGAGACCGGGAATGACGAATGTTCCCCTCCCGTCTATCACCCGTGCGCCTTCCGGCACGGGAACCTCTCCTTTGCGCCCTGCGGCCTCGATCTTGCGGCCCCGGAGCACAATGACGGAGTTCCCGAGGGGCGGACCCCCTTTGCCGTCGATCAGCGTCGCGCCGTCGATGACGGCGGGGCTTTGGGAACGTGCGGAGACGGCGCTCATCAGCAACATCATACAGAGAAAGTTCCTCATGGGAAACGCCTAGGTTG
This region of Bacteroidota bacterium genomic DNA includes:
- a CDS encoding molybdopterin-dependent oxidoreductase translates to MRRRLLKLSPFLLLAGCDYSAGGGVGSFLTKFQQFNDWVQSKMFNPASLSPEVADADLTPQDGFRLNSYDTDEPEIDLNDWKLSVSGLVAKPGNYTLDQIAALPRKVMNTKHCCVEGWSMNVKWGGTALKDFLEMVGADPAAKYVYVECADDYYTTYDMPSAIHPQTLLCFMAYGKPLSIGHGAPVRITMPTKLGYKSAKWVNRLVVANGKTGGYWEDQGYDWFAGL
- a CDS encoding molybdenum cofactor biosynthesis protein MoaE, with the translated sequence MIEITDKEIDVANVIRSVHDPAAGGVDIFIGTTRNHSKGEPVLGMEYEAYVPMALNMMNELAETVRSKWEIMKISIVHRIGRLGIGDPSVVIAVSAAHRKEAFEACRFTIDKLKESVPIWKKEIFAGREEWVGEPNPRRTPD
- the moaD gene encoding molybdopterin converting factor subunit 1, whose translation is MNVKFFAVARDVAGMEEVTLTMPEGSTPADVLSSLEVTYPRFGEWKGHLRVAVNQEYAPGKVTLKDRDELAIIPPVSGG
- the glp gene encoding gephyrin-like molybdotransferase Glp, which gives rise to MITAREALDIILETVRPLGTVSLSIEGSLGSVLAEDIVSPGLIPPFDNAAMDGFAVRSGDAVRVPVTLTLTGEVPAGSIAASPLRKLEAMSIMTGARIPAGCDAVIQQEWTGKPDEGHVTLLRAVPQGHNIRRAGADVQAGATVLTRGSLIRPQEIGVLASLGRRFIVVHRKPSIAILTTGSEIVDIDKPLSEGKIRNSNAYVLEALAKQLGCESRRLGIAPDEPGELKRMMTEGLEADMLITSGGVSVGKYDLVISALNELGGSVKFWKVNIKPGMPLMFGLFREKPVFGLPGNPVSSMVTFLQFVRPALARMMGRAAGPPLRLHAKLEEEIRKQDGKRHFVRGVLSSDNGTVSVRTTGSQVSNILTSLSKADCLIILPEERDHFPKGDEVEVELL
- a CDS encoding aminotransferase class V-fold PLP-dependent enzyme, which translates into the protein MSGRRDTLLEWRKEFPILETSTYLISNSLGAMPRGVYRKLREYADAWAKRGVRAWSDSWWEMPLAAGDAIAPLIGAGPGELSMHANISLLQAILISCFDFRGTRNRVVMSDMEFPSNLYVYQKFAGRLGARLRVVRSDDGISVPTEKLLDAIDERTKLVPISHVLFKSAYIQDIRAVVRKAHSCGAIVILDTYHSVGIIPVDVRQLGVDVLVGGVLKWLCGGPGASFLWMRPSLRKKLQPAVTGWFAHRHPFAFETSMRYTGGAGKFLNGTPSISALAAAQVGPGIIARAGMENVRRKSMRQTALLIGEAERRGFAVRSPLDPERRGGTVTVHVPHAHGVSRELIRRNIIVDYRRGAGIRLAPHFYNSDEELLAVMESIENILRTKAYRRHEGKSYTVT
- a CDS encoding amidohydrolase family protein gives rise to the protein MMLLMSAVSARSQSPAVIDGATLIDGKGGPPLGNSVIVLRGRKIEAAGRKGEVPVPEGARVIDGRGTFVIPGLIDCHIHYDSPRDLVQLIAWGVTSANCMFESTDQALEMERMTSGDSVHAPRIYGTAPIFTAVHGWWWGEGFPIDSSINRFPGAPEEARGLVGKAKAKGIKRIKLMYDDMGWCRDPLPKLTRMREDVMRALIAEGRASTLVSEVHAPNLNDALAAVDAGVSALAHGILDAPFDSAAIGKIVRGGLYYIPTFCVFEFLADTKGFMSATLSEARFHDALPEAALRRYTGEEYYDHYRTTYPNISFVRSHLPVLRDNMKRLAEQDANVVMGTDMWAFPGIGAHLELEFMVQAGMTPMEAIVSATSRGAKFLGEGEVKGTIEPGREADLLILGQNPLDDIRNTRSIRQIVKQGRLFDHSALVGESKR